The genomic interval TCATATAGGCTAAacattggcgacgcagtggcgtagtaggtagtgctgtcgcctcacagcaagaaggttgctggttcgagcctcggctgggtcagttggcgtttctgtgtggagtttgcatgttctccctgcgttcgcgtgggtttcctccgggtgctccggtttcccccacaggacaaatacatgcggtacaggtgaattgggttggctaaattgtccgtagagtgtgagttagtgtgtatggatgtttcccagatatgggttgcagctggaagggcatccgctgcataaaacacgtgctggataagttggcagttcattccgctgtggtgaccccggattaataaagggactaagccgaaaagaaaatgaatgaatgaggctaAACATTGCTAAACCGCTTATAAAGAAAACAGATTAAAGAGAGATCTAGGCCTATATGCCTCTAAAAAGACTAAATTAATCCACTGACCGAGAGAAACTTAATTTCTGCTGCTTTTTTTCTTATCACTATCGtctttatatttcaatatataaacCACATCAACATTATTGGGATAACCAGTTGAACaagaggatctctggagagcaaaagcacgaaaggaAGAGGAAACATAaggcacaaattgtgagtctgcatcatctgatggagcgagagcagatcattcgcatgAGAGCAGCCAATGTTTTAAGTGCGTGTGCGAAGTTTTGCGCGCGAGCAGCATATATTGAGAGCttacaagcagttttgtccatgAGACCGGAAACCGGCACCTGAGCAAAGAAATTCGCTCGCTGgtatagcacccggaggaaacccacgccaacacggggagaacatacaaactccacacaaaatgccaactggctcagctgggactcgaaccagcgaccttcttccacCGTGTCGCCATTTTCCAGTTAcatgaatgattaaaatattcatttgttctgcaaacacaatctcacggcaattcgtaactttttgatttagtggctaattcgtacgaattcgtacgatctaattcgtacaatttagtacgatttgctcatcctccaatgacggttgggtttaggggcggggttaggtgccacgcctcctttttaaaatcgtaccattttgtacgactgaactcgtacgaattcgtacgaattagccactaaactgtcaaaacgtaaaatacttacgttttctcgtgagatcaggccgGTTCTGCTCAAGTGACATGCAAGTCTCAAAGGCCCTGTTCGCACCAGGTATTTAGATGCATTTTCGCATTTAGAATTTAGAACAAATATAAATCTTATTAAAAGTAGCCTCCCACACTGTTAAaaggttgactttacttaaaaaagagagtaaactcgttgccttgtAAATATTAGGTAAACAAACTATGTTGATAAATATAAAAGTTAAGCTAAGTCAATGGGTTAACTgactatttttaaaagtaaaatcaacttgttgcttttaaggccaCGGATTTGATCACTTCTTTAAagtaagtaatttatttatttatttttttcagagcaGAACAATTGAAAGCACTTTAGAAAACTGATTgtatgcattaactaatgaaattatagattttatttcCGCTCAACTCCTATTATGCCCAGATACTTTGTTCTGTTTTATAGTTTTAACATGCACATATGTTACAGTTTTCATaaaatttgttaaacaaatattGTAGAACATCGAAAGTAATTTAACCAGATGTTTCTGTGTACTATTATTACACAAATCGATCACGCAAAAAGACTGATCATCAATTTAGCCACTAGAGTGCGCATATTCACATTATAGTTTGATGATTACGTGCTCGAGTGTGGAATTGTGGGAAGTGTGGTCTTCATCATCCTATAGAAATCACGCTGATGGATGAGTAAAGTACACTTATTATTACACAATAAAAAacggaataaaataaaatacacattttaacatACATTCAAATAAAACACAGAAATTAAAACCTCTTTAAAGTTGCCTaattctctggatttgaacattcttcgaaacatttgggataatgccAGCACATAAGTCAACAATATAATATTCTTCtagtgatttttaaatattttaatggaaATGAATATGACATACTCTGCCATTAATATTCATAGTTTACCACAGATTCAAACTGAGCTGACCTGGTGTTGGTGACTTGTGCTGTTTCTTCCTGTAAATGTGATATACGATGATGAACATCAGAATCAGGATCACCGCAACACAGCCCAACGAGATCAATAAGTACTGCGCAactacaaaagaaagaaacacatttaaatcagtCATTAAAACGAAGCCTGTCTCTATTAATCATTCCAAAAGCAACAGCAACAAGATTTGAAGAACATAAATCTGCAAGTAAATACAATCGACACCACTGTAATGTAGCCTGGAGAGCAGCTCAATGACAGATATTACTCTTTTCATTTGTGCTTTGCAGTATTTGCTGTAGCTCGACACTCACATGTGTAAAGAACTCCAATGTTGTGAGTGTGAGTAGGATTTTCAACCGTTGAGACATTCATACCATTTGTCTTTGTGTCTTTGGAGGTCGCGTTAGATGCCACAGCGCCAGTAGTTGATCCTGCAATAAAACATCACTGCTAAATTACCTGCATGCTTTCTCTCTCTCGGAAGCAATTAACCCAAAACATGGCAAtaaaataatgttacttttttattttcatacaaaATGTGGCCAATTAGGAGAGAACTGTAGAAGGAAACCCATCAGGTACATGTACAGATCATATTTCACCCCCAAAtgaaaaaatacactgtaaaaatatctgtaaattagcagtattgtgagatttatgtttttatttatttattttttcccatttatttatgcttttcaaTTACATTATGGGACGTTTACCATTCTTCCAGCAAGTTTTAACCTTGGAAAGTtttaaaaagtcacttttattgacatttttaatagtttagagTGCTAttttgtctgtgttggtgttgtatattacactacaaaaaccttgtaattagctgaaagtacattttctgttatttcaggcttatttctctatatatgatttcttatacattatattatttactaaaatgtcaacaaaagtcactttgttaaactgtagagctgaattatgaacatcaaaagtcgacagagcaaaaaaatgcatcccataatgcaattcacatccGTAAACAATCAGAAAACACCCGTGAAtctcaaaatatggaaactgttgaTTAACAAGACGTTTTTTTGCattgtatatatgtaatattgaGCACTAAGTTTCACTGCATGTTTTAGGGGAATTACAACATTTTGCATGATGACATTTAACCTCCAAAACCTCATTTCTGAtaagaaaaatgcaaaaaattatgattttttttttttcagttttcattaCTGTAATTCAAATGCAAAATAACTGATAAATGTATAAtatgttataaatattatttttaaataacatcaCGAAACATTAGTATACTATTAAACAGATACTAAACAACATCATCTATCAATAACTGTATACGTTCTGTCTATATTTGGGCTataaagtgtttttcagccaatgctAAACTTCCGGTAAAAGGTTTACGTGACTATTTAAAATTAAGGTTTTCCTTTAACCGCATCGACATCGGAatgtaattcaagagttcacacttagctcacgatttatacatagcttgtttggcatgctgtcccgggagagagccctgagctcaaggtatcctcgagcccagggctccctcctttcacaggacgaggggagactgagctcaggtcgatctgaaactcccccgctgctgaggccatgGTGAACTTCCatagagtaagacattagaaaaagatttaggcttattttatcaataataaaGAGCAgaacagaaataccagatggcctagtgaagacccaacgccattggtattcttgctgtgaggcaaacgtgctagtcattaggccaccgtgccgcccattcttgataaaggtggaagaaggggaggaggggggtttcttccagacgaagatagttgtagagaggaaatgaggatatatatagttacttgggatcctttgattggaggatcatgattagctaatgtggaccagctgggtcaatcatgagcacatgctcctctcgaaattagtttaacatttaaacttcacttaaaatacaatcagttaaataaacttaagcattcacTTAGATGTTCatgcataaaacgagatgaaagaccgtgtaaaCTCTAGTGCTGTCAGTGGCAGCAGTGAGCACAGAAACTCTactgaaaatactgaggtaaaataaaatgtaatattttaaagagatggcaGGGAAATATGGAAGTCTTCATGTCTTGTCTGGTCATGTCTTCATTCTTGTCTGGTCAAAGACCCATTTTATATTggatatctacactgtaaaaaaaatcccgtaaaatttacggtaaaaaactggcagctgtggttgccagaaatttaccataaaaaataCGGTAGAATGTTTTTCAGTTTACAGTTGCAAAAAATTgtcaaatttacggtaaaaaactggcagctgtggttgccagaaatctaccgttaaaaatatggtaaaGATGTTTTTCAGTTTACGGTATAATTAAGAGAACTGTAAATTTTACggtaaaaaactggcagctgtggttgccagaaatctaccgttaaaaatacggtaaagATGTTTTTCAGTTTACGGTATAATTAAGAGAACTGTACATTTTACggtaaaaaactggcagctgtggttgccagaaacctaccgttaaaaatacagtagagtATGGAAGTTAATACAGTACTTCTTGTCTGGTCAAAGACCCATTTTATATTggatatctacactgtaaaaaaaatcccgtaaaatttacggtaaaaaactggcagctgtggttggcagaaatttaccgttaaaaatacggtaaagATGTTTTTCAGTTTACGGTATAATTAAGAGAACTGtaaattttaaggtaaaaaactggcagctgtggttgccagaaatctaccgttaaaaatacggtagagATGTTCTTCAGTTTACGGTACAATTAAGAGTATTGTAAAATTCACAgtaaaaaactggcagctgtggttgccagaaacctaccgttaaaaatacagtagagtATGGAAGTTAATACAGTACTTCTTGTCTGGTCAAAGACCCATTTTATATTGGATATATCAGGCTGTGAAGATCACTTACTTTTTatagaaaacagatcttaaacgtgacgaTTTTGTAATGTAAGACAGTCTACCGGAAGCCGTTGGGCTGGCTGTCTGaaaaagtccatgtgcatataccAGATTGTCATTGTATAGGCAGTATACTTGCTGTCGCAGTATACTGTGGCATCATCATCATTGTACGAATAAAGTTCCATTCATAAATAATTCTTAGTTATTTTGTAGGCTTTGTCTCTGTAAAGTTAAAagatttttacttttgtttatggTTAAATTTGCTATCATAGAAGTTAAGTGACTAAACTCGTATCAAATTTAGCAGCTTGCTGTGTTTTAGTTTACAACACTCACAAATTTAGTGTGCAAATAAACTGAATATGTAAGCTGATTATGGAAAAATGACTAGTATTCTTTTACTGACGGTATAGCTTtggtaatttaattataaaagtataatttaaTGATATTTTCAGCATCTAATtctaagttacttttaaaaatatagattttaaagaACAATATTACATTAAACTTTGAAGCATGAATGTTTTATGCCATTGCAGGAATAATAAGGAtgcaaatttgtcattttaaataactgaagtGACAGAAAAATCTGgtgttttacaaaaacaaacaaagaaacaaagttttttttactattttgaaaaaaaaatgtgtttcttgATTGTCTTCAagctaaatataatttattttaattttgggggtGAATTGTGATCTTCTTGACAGGTCTTGTGAAATTATTCTGCATTTCTCTTGTTGCTGTTGCTGTTGTTTAGCAAACAGGTgaacatttacatattaaaagctCACCATGACAGTCTTTTATCCTAACAGTCTTGTTTTCTTGGCTAACGTGGTTCTTCACAGTGCAGGTGATTTCTCCTTCAGTTCCTTCTTCAAGCTGAATGCTGCTGTTTCCATCCATCAGTGGATTTCCATTGAGAGTCCAGCTGTAGAGGAGCTGATCCCCCTCAGAGGAGCAGGACACTGACCTCATCTGATTAGAGGAGCAGATGATTGACACTTTCACTGAGCTAACGGGAGCTGGAGGGAGGGACACATGACAAACACAGGAGAAATCATACTTCTATAGTATACTTCAATAATAAACTCTTACAAGAAAATGTGGTGTATTCACTGTTTGATACATGAAGAGGAACTGTCAGAGAGAATAAACTGATTTATCTGCGTTACAGTCAGATCTCTGGAGAACATGAGAGTGTAATAATGAGTCTGATGAGAGATTTACTGTACCTTCAACATTCACCTGAAGATATCTATGTGTTACTGCACCACCAGTTTGCTTTGTATCGAGTTCTAATGTGTAATTTCCTGAATCTTCTCTCTTCACTGGGTTTATTATCAGAGTCCCATCAGTGACTGTCATTTTAGACGGGTCATAGAGAGCATACTTAGTCAAGTTGCCATATTTTACTTTGAAAACTGGATCTTCTGTGCCGTCTGTGTTGTTGATCATTCTCTTTTTTATGACCAGGTCATATTTACTAGCGTTCAGCACCATCAGCAGATTGAGTTTGTGTCCCAGAGCTGCATAACAGGCATCTGACTGAGTAAAATTGCAGAACCGCTCCATacctgaacaacacacacacacacacacacacacacacacacacacacacacacacacacacacacacacacacacacacacacacacacacacacgcgcgcgcacacacgcacacaaacacacacacacacacacacacacacacacacacacacaaagaaagagagagagggtggGGGTACACGGACATCTCTcattataaactattaaaattcatgaattaaaaaacaacattcaaaGAATTCAGCAGagaataaacatttacaatttttttccaACTGCTCACACATATTATTTTTCTTGTCCCACACTTTCTGGAGCCTCTcattcaaaatgcaaaactactcctcaaatctccaaaaccagaagctatTTTTCAGGCTTGAACTCAGTTTTCAATTGAATAAatcacttttttcaaaacactgcacacaATTCTCTACCTAAAACTTGCTTTCCTTTTCCACACACAACCAATCAAAGTGCTACACTTAATCACCGggccacacacacactcgtcaaATGTGGAAAGATACACTAATTtcttacagtttttcttagttgtttacacacaattacttgtacttcagACACAACGACTGtaacatgtaactgatgcaccaaccTCCTAaaccaattctgctaaactacaCGTACAATTTCTGCTTCACACTCAAATCgcaggtttaaaacacactttttttaaaacactacacACAGTTCTCTGCATCTGgcacaattttcatgcagaaaatcattcaatcattcatcagAGTCATTCACAATTGTAAAGTCAGTTGCCCTACTTTGCTAACTCATCACATAGGTAAACATCTGTCACACAGAATtgcaatttcaagagttcacacttagctgataatcaataaagcgtatttagcatgctgtcccgcATCCCGTTTAttctcgagcccagggctccctctcattagaagggcgagaggggagttcgagctcatgtaggtcttgagaactcccctgcttatcgccgtgtgagaagtgtaaactaaagttgttttaggtgataatttggtttagtcgattgcctatggtttgtttttggacggtgggaggacaccggggaacccgggggaaacccacgcaaacacggggagaacatgtaaactccacacagaaacaccaaccagcccgataagaggttagaccagcggtgttcttgctgtgaggcaacagtgctagccactgggccaccgtgttgccctaacGGAAACctgggaggaagtaggggtggaaggggggaagcttcaagactaagataactggagtgaaaaactctggttttttataatgcttccgtaatcatctaatgggtcaggttacggagctaatgaggagccagccgtgttgatcataacaTGATTCTCTcaaatttagtttataaataagccACACttagaaatcagagctcatcATGGGGTATGACTGGTTCAATGCCCACCCATGGTTTTTAGTTGTTTATCTCCCTCCATATTCTCCATTCCTCAATTCTATTGAGGATTTTTGGGAAAGTGTATGACCGAAATccacactatttatttgactgtattctgtaaatacttctgttgatAGTGTATGTAGACCACATTATGTGCAACTTTGTGTTGGGTGGGATGAACACTGTGTACACGGTTTTTGTgtggaaaatacagtaaaatacctCTGGtatgtgtattttttgtgttttgtataaaactataatctgaaatattttacaatgcacttcTTTAGACCTGTGTACTGTCTGTAGGTGTAACACTGAAttaaaaaaggcttacagtaagtcattatgaTGAATGGAGAAGAAGTGGTCCGAGTGTTTTACATTGAGCACATCAACTGTTCTTATTAATGTCTATTCATGCGATGGTTTGTGCGtgtcatttaaaaacagtataccattttgagaagaaatcacattgttttgaatgaaaagtttCATTTTGCAGGAGAATTAAAAGGGTTttccttatgtgtgtgtgtgtgtgtgtgtgtgtgtgtgtgtgtgtgtgtgtgtgtgtgtgtgtgtgttttgatttgtGTAGCGTTCTGACAATATGAGgcatgctttcagaaaatgtgtgtaaaccaTTGGGAAAAACTATAACTGATCACTAACCAATCACTGCTTTACTGTAGTGCAAGCCTATAAATAGGTCAAAGGAGATGTGACACCGGGCTGTTCTGGTCCCaaaaaaaacccctaaaaacTGATTTGCCACCCTATTCACAAtctgaagtttagttataaacaaatttcgagaggatcacgtgcttatgattgctagcggctggatccgcattatccaattctcaatgcaccaatcagacgactcctaaactactacaaataccctgggttacgtaccaccgctatcttcgttttgaagaatccccccatccacccctactcctccttcttcctagatgggtgacacggtggcccagtgcttagcactgttgcctcacagcaagaatgtctctggttctaggctttaccaaaccagcagacatttctgtgcggagtttgcattttctccccgtgctcatgtgggtttcccccgggtttcccagtttcctcccaccgtccaaaaaacatgcaacagaaTTTAATTGACTACttcaaaccggcactatagacatgctcctagtaaatggttatctctcaagagcaatcactggctgttcattggttattacagcggggaagttctcgagatctacctgagctcaaactcccctctcgccttgcaacgggagggagccccgggctcgaggatcttatgagctcagggctctctcccgggacagcatgccaaacaagcttataattaatcatcagctaagtgtgaactcttgaactgtaGTTTTGTACCTACCCTATATTGAccttttctaaatcctaaattCCTCTATAAAGAATAGAGTAATTCTTCTCAGTCTGGTGTTGGTAAGTGTACGATGGCCAATCTGTGGCCCGCATGACACTTCTCCAGGTAATGGATGATACTTTTCCCCctgagacccccccccccccccccccccacacacacacacacaattgtgtgCTTTATTGTATTCTAAAAGACATACTTTTGCTTTACAcataatatatattcatttattatgtgATTGGTGTTTACAGTGTAGCTGCTACTCCTCTCAGCAGACTATTTTCACTGTAGAACATTGTATTGAACTGTAGATATAAGCTCATGAAAGAGCGAAGAGCTTTAGATTCagaacaacagtgtttacatggTGTACCCAAACATTTACTATTATGAAAGACGTGTTTGCCATTAGAcgcaaatgcttcattctgacgtGTGTTTCAGGCATTTTGAACGCAGTGTTACGTTTTGAAGGAGGTGGGAGgcttttttgcattttgtgtgtgcagttttaagAATTGTGTGTAGGGTTTTGAAAAATAGTGACTCTGTTTGGAAaacgtgtgtaagcagttggaaaaaactgtaagaTTGTTGACGAGATATTGCAGTTTTATTTTCTTAAGAATGTGTCATTTGTGTATCTGCTCCTCACAATTGAAATGAAAAAGAGGATACGTGATGGACAGAATTCACAGTTTTACTTAAGTCTGCTTAAAAAAACAGAAGAGGTGATGTTTTCCTACCTATTATGAAGTTGTCGGAGTAGATATGTCATGACGGGTAAGTTAAGAGCATTAAAGATGATGTAcagaatcatttattaaacaaaatacagcAATCTACCACAGAAATAAGAACAGTCATATTTGATTTCAGAGTAACTCACATATGTAAACTactaaaatgaatcaaaattCTAAAATGCTAATTAAACATTGATTTTAAAGCCTGTTTTCTTGCATTGATTAAAAATAAGATAACAAATAAAGCGCTAACTGATGATTCAGTTAAAAATAAACTACGAAACTTTCAGGCTCTGAGctcaaacataaaaaataaacacatctgAAAAATCCCACAGTTTTGAAGACGATTATTAGATCACCGCAGAATACCCTTAACATAACTCTACAGCACAAATATTTGTGTTTCCTCTCTTCATTTCTAATGTAAGTGATCAGAGTTTGAGCTGAAGGTGGACTCACATGCAGCagtttgcagcagcagcagcccaAACACCAGCATGATGTTCCTCAGCTCCAGCATCCACAAGAGAAGACTTTCAGATCAACACATGAGcatgagtgagagtgtgtgtgttctgatctCAGACAGAGAGACTCACACTGACACATGAGGAAATATCTGAGCATTTAACCCAAAGAAGAGGAAGTTTCCTCATACGGGGAACGGCAGACCCTGTGGGTTCGCAACTAAACAAAGAGGAAACAGGAAAGAAAAGGCAAGAATTATAGTTGAACTTTCTGAAAAGCACACACTTTGTAATAGAAAcaatattgcagtttttgtttattgCGAATACACAATTTCAGAACCCTTGCTACATTTTCTTAGACCATTAAACACAAAACCTCATCTTCTAGCACTTATACAGTTTTTCCAACTGTGTACACACGTTTTCAAAACAGTGTCCCCTATATTCAAAACCTTACCCACAATTCTTAGAACTGCAAAATACCATAAACACAAGTCAGAATGTagcatttgcatcaaatggcaaacacGTCTTTCATAATATAACACTTTTGGATATAGCATGTCaacactgttgttctaaatctaaagcgCTTTGCTCTTCATAGGCTTATATCTACAGTTCAATACAATGTTCTACAGTGAGAGtcaggtacactgtaaacaccaatcacacgaaaaaactaaaaatattcatAAGAGCATACATTATTGGTGTATAcagcataaaaaacaaacatactgcatgtaaaaatgcaatatatatatatatatatatgtaaagcaAAGATACATTGTCCAGAATACAGATAAGAACTTGTGTGTGGGGGGTCTCAGGGAGAATAAGCGTCCAATTATTGTAGAAGCGTCATGTGGGGGTAGGCAATCATACacttgtcacggattggccaggctcttccaccagtatcacgcaatgagcatcctcacctgagtactaatcacgcacagctgcagccaatcactccaactcactatataagcacacacctcacttcactcattgtccggtctcgttccaacGAAGCGGATTTATAGTGAACATCTCCTGGTAGTCACGCTATACTTGACTCATCTCTtgtacttacctgatctctgtttccttccagtgtTTCCGGTGTCCTATCAgagttgtgtgtatcgtcagtctgtcttccccgcaagccctctggtgtgtgcatacggtcatcctcagtgtctgtcatccatcctacTTCAAAGAAGGATTATCAGCTCTACCGAACTCCATTTACTTCCATTATTATACCTTTCTGCTCCGCTGTGATAAAAAACatcaatcatcatttactcaccttgtttgtccgtctgcttccctaacaacaCTTTAGGTCTCTATTCTTTTCTAAAGGAATttagcatttcaagagttcacacttagctgatgattaattataagcttgtttggcatgctgtcccgggagagagccctgagctcataagatccttgagcccggggctccctcccgttgcaaggcgagaggggagtttgagctcaggtagatctcgagaactcccccgctgtaataaccaatgaacagctagtgattgctcttgagagataaccatttactaggagcatgtctatagtgccggtttgaagtagtcaattaacttatgttgcatgttttttggacggtgggaggaaaccgggaaacc from Danio aesculapii chromosome 14, fDanAes4.1, whole genome shotgun sequence carries:
- the LOC130241098 gene encoding uncharacterized protein LOC130241098 isoform X1; this translates as MLELRNIMLVFGLLLLQTAACMERFCNFTQSDACYAALGHKLNLLMVLNASKYDLVIKKRMINNTDGTEDPVFKVKYGNLTKYALYDPSKMTVTDGTLIINPVKREDSGNYTLELDTKQTGGAVTHRYLQVNVEAPVSSVKVSIICSSNQMRSVSCSSEGDQLLYSWTLNGNPLMDGNSSIQLEEGTEGEITCTVKNHVSQENKTVRIKDCHGSTTGAVASNATSKDTKTNGMNVSTVENPTHTHNIGVLYTFAQYLLISLGCVAVILILMFIIVYHIYRKKQHKSPTPAPPSGDVELIYTHISHQKPNKQGPGRKKETSPDDDVEYSAVRVHEKKKNKPEEEIQYGEVTFSHKHSRTQKQQQQQPAEECVYSDIHRS
- the LOC130241098 gene encoding uncharacterized protein LOC130241098 isoform X2; amino-acid sequence: MLELRNIMLVFGLLLLQTAACMERFCNFTQSDACYAALGHKLNLLMVLNASKYDLVIKKRMINNTDGTEDPVFKVKYGNLTKYALYDPSKMTVTDGTLIINPVKREDSGNYTLELDTKQTGGAVTHRYLQVNVEAPVSSVKVSIICSSNQMRSVSCSSEGDQLLYSWTLNGNPLMDGNSSIQLEEGTEGEITCTVKNHVSQENKTVRIKDCHGSTTGAVASNATSKDTKTNVAQYLLISLGCVAVILILMFIIVYHIYRKKQHKSPTPAPPSGDVELIYTHISHQKPNKQGPGRKKETSPDDDVEYSAVRVHEKKKNKPEEEIQYGEVTFSHKHSRTQKQQQQQPAEECVYSDIHRS
- the LOC130241098 gene encoding uncharacterized protein LOC130241098 isoform X3, producing the protein MLELRNIMLVFGLLLLQTAACMERFCNFTQSDACYAALGHKLNLLMVLNASKYDLVIKKRMINNTDGTEDPVFKVKYGNLTKYALYDPSKMTVTDGTLIINPVKREDSGNYTLELDTKQTGGAVTHRYLQVNVEAPVSSVKVSIICSSNQMRSVSCSSEGDQLLYSWTLNGNPLMDGNSSIQLEEGTEGEITCTVKNHVSQENKTVRIKDCHVAQYLLISLGCVAVILILMFIIVYHIYRKKQHKSPTPAPPSGDVELIYTHISHQKPNKQGPGRKKETSPDDDVEYSAVRVHEKKKNKPEEEIQYGEVTFSHKHSRTQKQQQQQPAEECVYSDIHRS